Proteins from a single region of Chromobacterium sp. ATCC 53434:
- a CDS encoding HlyD family secretion protein, translating into MSLFRSAALTHASDRRYGRIMLLRPASLAWLTGVFALIAVAIVLFFVLASYTRKAQVSGVLLPSQGLIRVQPSQSGVVAEVKVREGQQVRAGDVLFVLGNERESATRGDAGREITALLQSRRDSLAGDQAMLRMQARQKQETLRRKADDLAAELQRMNEQIGLQRRRVALAEETLQRNRKLLESQFISAAALQDKQAEVIDQQTKLADLQRNCAAVQSDHDAALSDLGDLQLQAKRDEAAAQRGMAELEQDLTENEAKRKLLVRASQAGMVSGIAAQAGQTVSSGQTLANLSPAGSPLEAELYAPSRAAGFVKPGMAVLIRYQAYPYQKFGQFKGTVREVSRSALRPEELYLPGGQGGSGEQMYRVRVRLERQNVTTYGQTQSLKAGMALDASVLLEKRKLYEWVLEPLYSISGKA; encoded by the coding sequence GTGTCACTTTTTCGTTCCGCCGCCCTGACCCATGCCTCCGACCGGCGCTATGGTCGCATCATGCTGCTGCGTCCGGCCAGCCTCGCCTGGCTGACCGGCGTTTTCGCGTTGATCGCCGTGGCCATCGTGCTGTTCTTCGTGCTGGCCAGCTATACCCGCAAGGCCCAGGTGTCGGGCGTGCTGCTGCCCAGCCAGGGGCTGATCCGGGTGCAGCCGTCGCAATCCGGCGTGGTGGCCGAGGTCAAGGTGCGCGAAGGCCAGCAGGTGCGGGCCGGCGACGTGCTGTTCGTGCTCGGCAACGAGCGCGAGAGCGCCACCCGCGGCGACGCCGGCCGCGAGATCACCGCGCTGCTGCAGTCGCGGCGCGACAGCCTGGCCGGCGACCAGGCGATGCTGCGGATGCAGGCCAGGCAGAAACAGGAGACGCTGCGGCGCAAGGCAGACGATCTGGCGGCCGAGCTGCAGCGGATGAACGAGCAGATCGGCCTGCAGCGGCGGCGCGTGGCGCTGGCCGAGGAAACGCTGCAGCGCAACCGCAAGCTGCTGGAGTCGCAGTTCATCTCCGCCGCCGCGTTGCAGGACAAGCAGGCCGAGGTGATAGACCAGCAGACCAAGCTGGCCGATCTGCAGCGCAACTGCGCCGCGGTACAGAGCGACCACGACGCGGCGCTGTCCGACCTGGGCGATCTGCAGTTGCAGGCCAAGCGCGACGAGGCGGCCGCGCAGCGCGGCATGGCGGAGCTGGAACAGGACCTGACCGAGAACGAGGCCAAGCGCAAGCTGCTGGTCAGGGCGTCGCAGGCCGGCATGGTCAGCGGCATCGCCGCCCAGGCCGGCCAGACCGTGTCGTCCGGCCAGACGCTGGCCAATCTGTCGCCGGCCGGCTCGCCGCTGGAGGCGGAGCTGTACGCGCCGTCGCGCGCCGCCGGCTTCGTCAAGCCGGGCATGGCGGTGTTGATCCGCTACCAGGCCTATCCGTATCAGAAGTTCGGCCAGTTCAAGGGCACGGTGCGCGAGGTGTCGCGCAGCGCGCTGCGGCCGGAGGAGTTGTATCTGCCCGGAGGCCAGGGTGGTTCCGGCGAGCAGATGTACCGGGTCAGGGTGAGGCTGGAGCGCCAGAACGTCACCACCTACGGCCAGACGCAGTCGTTGAAGGCGGGCATGGCGCTGGACGCCAGCGTGCTGCTGGAAAAACGCAAATTGTACGAGTGGGTGCTGGAGCCGCTCTACAGCATCAGCGGAAAGGCATGA
- a CDS encoding cupin domain-containing protein yields the protein MDKHTPSFSDAWWDGFLHESRHLNNPVVFKGALDESRVAAFRQAVLELLATRAGLRQSPYGFRVYAAGRLLNRDELERFYDCPPQAGESLEAWGERAFPGTPYGIILNAGEKFHHELSREIALMLAPLFQKIGLPRDGVQFSIFIGNYDKTPLGIHQDLRGENVIHFHVGPGAKTMYLWEPERYRRLTEEEGITKRDFAALKPHARTFHFEAGDLFFMPEGTFHIGAQDELSIGITVWQYTHSNQAMFKNLHAFLLKQLDGEPDDAIVHDPSPPDDGGALEPILSARRLPEEYRGRDYDQLMRLAYLDWRHCLASNAGYRSPPFPREKEENLTPADWVRAETPYRILTRETMPGRMAVYVRGNKLEMNRHPGLIAMLDRLNQGRSCAVAELLGLLDPRWPAKVGLHLLNELFHWRGVLKTDPPSN from the coding sequence ATGGACAAGCACACCCCAAGCTTCAGCGACGCATGGTGGGATGGTTTTCTGCACGAATCCCGGCATCTGAACAATCCGGTCGTGTTCAAGGGCGCGCTCGACGAGAGCCGGGTCGCCGCCTTCCGGCAAGCGGTGCTGGAGTTGCTGGCCACGCGGGCCGGCCTGCGGCAAAGCCCCTACGGTTTTCGCGTATACGCGGCCGGCCGGCTGTTGAACCGCGACGAACTGGAACGCTTCTACGACTGCCCGCCCCAGGCTGGAGAAAGCCTGGAGGCATGGGGCGAGCGGGCGTTTCCCGGCACGCCGTACGGCATCATTCTCAATGCCGGAGAGAAATTCCATCACGAGCTTTCGCGCGAGATCGCGCTGATGCTGGCGCCGCTGTTCCAGAAAATCGGCCTGCCGCGGGACGGCGTCCAGTTCAGCATCTTCATCGGCAATTACGACAAGACGCCGCTGGGCATACACCAGGACCTTCGCGGCGAAAACGTCATCCACTTCCATGTCGGCCCCGGCGCCAAGACCATGTATCTGTGGGAGCCGGAACGCTACCGCCGGCTGACCGAGGAGGAGGGGATCACCAAACGCGACTTCGCCGCGCTGAAACCGCACGCCCGAACTTTCCATTTCGAGGCCGGTGACCTGTTTTTCATGCCGGAAGGCACTTTCCACATCGGCGCACAGGACGAGTTGTCGATCGGCATCACCGTCTGGCAATACACCCACAGCAACCAGGCGATGTTCAAGAACCTGCACGCCTTCCTGCTCAAACAGCTGGACGGCGAGCCGGACGACGCCATCGTCCACGACCCGTCGCCGCCGGACGACGGTGGCGCGCTGGAACCGATTCTCTCCGCTCGCCGGCTGCCGGAGGAGTACCGAGGCCGGGACTATGACCAGCTGATGCGCCTGGCCTACCTGGACTGGCGCCACTGCCTGGCCAGCAACGCCGGCTACCGCAGCCCGCCGTTCCCGCGGGAAAAAGAGGAAAACCTGACGCCCGCCGACTGGGTGCGCGCGGAAACGCCGTACCGCATCCTGACGCGCGAAACGATGCCGGGGCGGATGGCCGTCTACGTGCGCGGCAACAAGCTGGAAATGAACCGCCACCCCGGCCTGATCGCGATGCTGGACCGGCTGAACCAGGGCCGGAGCTGCGCCGTCGCCGAACTGCTGGGCCTGCTGGACCCGCGCTGGCCGGCCAAGGTGGGCCTGCATCTGCTGAACGAGCTGTTCCACTGGCGCGGCGTCCTCAAGACCGACCCGCCGTCGAACTGA
- a CDS encoding sigma-54 dependent transcriptional regulator — protein MTKTPLRVLVVDDEPDIRELLELTLAKMGLAPVCAGSVAEARSALAAGAFDLALTDMRLPDGEGLEVVRHIGEAGLDVPIAVLTAYGSADNAVRAMKAGAFDYLQKPVSLAQLRSLVKSALRVESPARPAPQPRLLGESPAIRDVLRLVEKLARSQAAVYISGESGTGKEQAARLIHELGPRAGRPFVAVNCGAIPESLMESEFFGCRKGAFTGADADRDGFFQQTQGGTLFLDEVAELPLAMQVKLLRAIQEKAVRRLGASQEEAVDARIICATHRDLAAGVEDGAFRQDLYYRLNVLPLKMPPLRELRDDIPLFAQRLLRRYAGGDGAPQLTADALRALQDYAYPGNFRELENILERAVALASGPVLGRGELQLTPPAEHAPEPGSAEPLQDYLDRVEREAIVKALDATRYNRTQAAKRLGLTFRSLRYRMERLGVK, from the coding sequence ATGACTAAGACACCGTTGCGCGTACTGGTCGTCGACGACGAACCCGACATCCGCGAGCTGCTGGAACTGACGCTGGCCAAGATGGGCCTGGCGCCGGTGTGCGCCGGCAGCGTGGCCGAGGCGCGCAGCGCGCTGGCGGCCGGCGCCTTCGATCTGGCGCTGACTGATATGCGGCTGCCCGACGGCGAGGGGCTGGAGGTGGTGCGCCATATCGGCGAGGCCGGCCTGGACGTGCCCATCGCGGTGCTGACCGCCTACGGCAGCGCCGACAACGCGGTGCGGGCGATGAAGGCCGGCGCCTTCGATTATCTGCAAAAGCCGGTCAGCCTGGCGCAACTGCGCAGCCTGGTGAAGTCGGCGCTGCGGGTGGAGTCGCCGGCCCGGCCGGCGCCGCAGCCGCGGCTGTTGGGCGAATCGCCGGCGATACGGGACGTGTTGCGGCTGGTGGAGAAGCTGGCGCGCAGCCAGGCGGCGGTCTACATCAGCGGCGAGTCCGGCACCGGCAAGGAGCAGGCGGCGCGGCTGATCCACGAACTGGGGCCGCGCGCCGGCCGGCCTTTCGTCGCCGTCAACTGCGGCGCGATTCCGGAAAGCCTGATGGAGAGCGAGTTTTTCGGCTGCCGCAAGGGGGCCTTCACCGGCGCCGACGCCGACCGCGACGGCTTCTTCCAGCAGACCCAGGGCGGCACGCTGTTTCTCGACGAGGTGGCCGAGCTGCCGCTGGCGATGCAGGTCAAGCTGCTGCGCGCGATCCAGGAAAAGGCCGTGCGTCGGCTGGGCGCCAGCCAGGAGGAGGCGGTGGACGCGCGCATCATCTGCGCCACCCACCGGGACCTGGCGGCCGGGGTCGAGGACGGCGCCTTCCGCCAGGACCTGTACTACCGCCTGAATGTGCTGCCGCTGAAAATGCCGCCGCTGCGCGAGTTGCGCGACGACATTCCCTTGTTCGCCCAGCGGTTGCTGCGGCGCTACGCCGGCGGCGACGGCGCGCCGCAGCTGACGGCCGACGCCTTGAGAGCGTTGCAGGACTACGCCTATCCCGGCAACTTCCGCGAGCTGGAGAACATCCTGGAGCGGGCGGTGGCGCTGGCCTCCGGGCCGGTGCTGGGCCGCGGCGAGTTGCAACTGACGCCGCCGGCCGAGCACGCGCCGGAGCCGGGCAGCGCCGAGCCGCTGCAGGACTATCTGGACCGCGTCGAGCGCGAGGCCATCGTCAAGGCGCTGGACGCCACCCGCTACAACCGCACCCAGGCGGCCAAGCGGCTGGGCCTGACTTTCCGTTCGCTGAGGTACCGGATGGAGCGGCTGGGAGTGAAGTAG